In Oryza sativa Japonica Group chromosome 8, ASM3414082v1, the sequence atgatgccgattattattcaaggcccaaagcaacctggtaacgacattgaTTTGTACCTAAGACCATTGGTTGATTTATACCTAAGGCTATTGGTTGATGATCTGAAAGTGATGTGGAGGAAAGAGGGCGTCCCtgtgtgggatgaggacaaacATGAGaaatttaacctacgagcgttgCTGTTCGTTACCATTAACGATTGGTCTGCACTTAGTAACCTATCCGGATAGTCAAACAAGGGGCTtacactcactgtatggatgaaactgaAAGTACGTATCTGAAGCATtgcaggaaggttgtgtacatgggccaTTGTCAATTCCTTGTTACAAACCACCCTGtacagaagaaaggcaagcacttcaaACAGAAGGCAGACCACCGTACTAAGCCTAAACATCACAACGGGAAATCAATGTTTGCAATGGTGAAAAATCTGAAAGTAGTATTTGGAGCCAACCTACAGAGAGCGAAGATGGCTACATGGCGATGTGGAAGAAGAACTCTattttttgggagttaccctattggggttttgggagttaccctattgggaaatTTTGGATGTCCGCCATGCAATCagcgtgatgcacctcactaagaacttTTTGCATAAACCTGCTGGGCTTCTTAGGTATATATGGGAAGTCCAAAGATACACTCGAAGCACGTAATGATatcaagcatatggaacaacgcgatGTCCTTCATTCGGAACCGAttgagaaaggaagccattacttgagtccagcgaGCTACACCCTAAgcaagaaagagaaggaaattaTGTTTGAATGCctagagagcatcaaggtaccgtctaGATACTCCTCAAATATAAAGAGTATAATAAGCACAAAGGATAAGAAGTTCATAAACCTAAAATCTCATGACTaccacgtgttgatgacacaattGCTTCCTGTTATAACTCGTGGTTTCCTTGCTGataatgtccgggcaacaacaACGAAGCTTTGTGTTTTCTTGAACGCAATTTCACAGAAGATCATCGATCTAGACAGTTTAGCAGCCCTTCAGGAGGACGTGGTGCAAtgccttgtcagctttgagttgatcttTCCACTGTCAttcttcaatataatgacgcatatTCTATGTCACGTTGTGAAAGAGATCGATATTATTGatcctgtgtacctacacaacatgtttcctttcgagaggtacatgggcgttctaaaGAAGTACGTTCGTAACCGTTCTCGTCCGGAAGCAAGCATCGCCAACGGgaatggaacagaggaggtcattgagtTATGCATAGATTTTATTGAAGACCTCCGTCCAATCAGGGTACCCGAATCAAGCCATGAGGGGAGACTATAGGGAAAGGGCACTCTTGGAAGGAGAGCAATTATGACTACAGACAACGATTTATTCCGTAAAGTACATTTCACGGTTTTGCAACAATCTTCGTTGGttgctccttacatcgaggagcaccaGGCGATTGTTCGCTCAGAAAACATTGGCAAGTCCGATGCCTGGATTACATGCTATcatattgatactttccccgcttGGCTGCGACAACacctcatgggtaacgagatgATTGACCGACAACTAGCCTTCTTGGCTAGGGGACCATCTTGCTCGGTCTCGACATTCCAAGGATATGAAATCAATGGAAACACATTTTACACAAGAGCCAAAGACAaaaagagcacgaaccaaaacaatGATGTTCGTATCAATGCCATAAGATATGATAGTACAACTAGCATGTATTACGGTGTCATCGACAACATATGGGAACTAGACTATGGACCCCTGAAGGTCCCTCTGtttcggtgccaatgggttaggctgactggtggaggcgtaacgattgatgacagcgGGAGCAGTGTAGTAGGACCAATGGTCTAGAACAACTACACGTAGGTAGCCAATGCGGGAGCAGTGTTGATATTTCTTATGCCCTCACAAAAATGTTCCGCGAGTGCACATAATCATAAATATGTTTCACCTCGAAGTATTCTGGAGTATCGTATTTATATTTTCCGTAAAGGACATACTGATGGCATAAAACATTTCATTTGTTTTACCTTACATGTCTATGAAATTTATACTAAGAAAGAATGGGGCATAAAAGATCCTATATTGTCCTCAGAGATTCGTCACTTTCAATTGTTGAAAACATTGAAGATCCTACATTGTCCACGTATAACCTCACTACCGGAGGAAGGCATGCCGTCTTCGCTAGAGGAAATGGACATATATCGGTGCAGCAGTGAGTTAACTGAACTGCGCAGGAGTATGAGTGAAAATAAAACGTTCCGTATATATAATAATGCTAATTTTGAATTATAGGTTACATCATATCTGGCCTATTGATCAAGATCGATGCTAGCTACTTTCCCTTTTGTCTCTAAGTTTCGAGCTGGTAGCTAGACAACTTTTATGTTTTATTAAGATTATGTTTTTGTGCTGTTGGGCTTGGTTTCCAAGCTGGGTAATGGAAGTTGcctgttgtaaaaaaaaaatgctagcTACTTGACCAAATTAACTAGCCTTTACCGATTTGATTTACCTTTCTCATTAACTGAAAGCTGGTTCCATCAAATATAAGAAATGTCATGTCCTTTTCACCCTTGAGTTTTGCCATGCCCTGAGGagattaaaaatgaaaaatgaaggACATATATAATGAAATTTTTGTACTTGAGGTACTTTCCGGTATAAATTTGGTATCTCAAGCTACTTAGTATCTGAGGTACCAAAATTCTGTGTACAAAACATGGTACCTGTAGATACCAAATGTTGGATGGTaaaataaatctaatattgTATGGTAAAATTGCTCTATAAAGCTTAAGTTTGTATTGAAGGAATACTACTAAATTAAAATGCACATAaggaattttcttttttatttctgtCTGTTCCTCCGTTTAAGGGGAGCTCCAATGTCATACTAAAACCGAACACATTTTGGGAGTCGAATAGTGTGTCATTGAAAAATTGacattcaaaaagaaaaaaaaggaaatatctAAATACCCCCTACAACTCACTAGTGTTTTGTCTATTTCCCCCCTACACCTCAATCTCATACACTTCCCTGCAAATCAATTTATCTTATAACTTTCTAATACCCCGTTTTCATCTATTTTGTCTAGTTACTTCAATTTGTAAGGACCGATGGGCCTCCCGCGTCATGGGACAATAAGAACTCATATCACCTCGAGAGATTGGTATAGTATAAATTATAGCTAGCTCACAACTTAGCAAGTTGAGCCATCATGTTTTGCCATCATTACCTCGCTTGTACGGGATTTGTGAAAGGTTTCCAAAGACCCACCACAAAGGTATATGGGGTATGAAAAGTTGAAATAAGAAAGTTAAACAATGAGAATAAATCAACGAAAGCAAGATAGGGGGAAAGCTAGAAGAGAAAATGACTTGCATGGAAGAAATTAAAGTGGAAACACAAGAGATGTAGAGGATATTTGGATCTTTTTCACAAGACCCAATAAAATATTCTAGGTTCGGTTGTGCACGAGAGAGGTAGACGCGGGCGAGACTAATAGTTTCTCTGCGTGGATCCCACATATCGATTTCCACATGGACGAAGATCAAACTGAAATTTGTGCGCTTGCCAACAGTATTAGAGTTCCCCAAGAAGATATGGTAGTTAGTGCTGGGTGGATTGGCGAGTCTTCACCTTCACTTATCAACTATGCTAGCAACAGCTAGCAGCCACTACTAGCTGTAGCTAGCATGAAAAGAAACGTGACAACACGCGCGTATGTAGCTATGTGCAAGTTGGCGCATAATTTAACGTGACTACCTCTCGGCTGTGTGTTTGACCTGTCAATGCCTCACAGACCTACAGTACTCCTGTCGTAGTATCTCTCTATGGCCTTGTGTTTTCTGTACATCGCTGTCGTCTCCTCAGTCACTAGCCGCGCTCTGTGTTCTTCGGTGAGTATTCCTCAGCTTCTATACGGAAAATATAGCGATGAATTAGTGTaggattaattatatattagttAAAGAAACTTAATAAGTAGGTTAGTTTAATTgtttaaagtaatttttctacagattttttttaagaaaatacacGGTTTAAAAACGTGCGtagggaaaaggaggagaggattGTAAGTTTGCAACCAGCAGAGCTTTGCCCCGGGGCGTCGGCACGCACTGCCACCTCGCCCTCGAGGCCTCGACGGCGCCACAGTGCCACACCCATTCTCTGTTGATCCCTAGCTGTAGTTGTAGCTGGCAGATGGACAAGGCGGCGGTTGTTCCACTTCCAATCACCGGAGGAGTCAACGACGATCGTACTGCTGCGCTGCAGCAGTGGGCTTCCACCGTCGGCTTCGGAGGCGAGGTGGGGCGCCTCGTCGAAGCCCACCGACGCCTCGACTCGGTGCTCGCGGAGACGCAGGGGAAGGAGATCCGGAACAAGGAGCTCCAGCGGCGCCTCAGGGAGGCCTCGCATGATGCTGCCCGCGCCCGTGACCTCCTCGGCGAGCTCGAGTACTACcgcatccgcgaggaggtggagcGCGACGACCACGATAAGGTCAGCGCAGGTTTTGttttctggatttttttttattcaccTGAGGTCCTGGTTGTTTTGTTCCCCAATCCTCCTATGTACTTGTACTACAAATCGAAGGCAAATTACTGCATATTTCAACCATCACAATCCcactaaattttggcaatttcAGAGCTTTCAACTGTTAAAATAGCAACAAATTTGATAATTGCTCAAGTCAAACAtcgccttaccaaaatttttgcGGGAATGCCAAAAATTGGCTTTAGTGAAGTTTGATAAGATTTACTTTCGCAATACAAACCAAACATGCCCATGGTACCTTCGTGCACGAAGCAGGCTGTGGCATGTTCGTGGGCTCGATATGCTTTCTTTCATTTCTCACCCAATCAGAATGCAGTATCCATACTTTGGTTTTGATGTGACTAGTGAAAAATGTTATGCCGGTTACGGTGGATTACAAACCTATGCCATGAATCCATGATGAATGATCATAAGTACATGCCTCTTTTTGCGATAATTGAAATTAATCCAGCATCTGCATCAAAAGATGCATCTGACCCTAGTTTATTACAGCTTTGCAACATGAGTTGCTAAACATAACTACTGACTATATGAGAATATGAAAATCAAACACAAATCCTACTACTAAATCTCCAACCATGTGTAGAGTTTTGATGACGACCATCTCAATTTTGCTACATGCCATGATGATATCTGATTTGTCATCTTCATTTTGCAGTAGATAACAGCAATCATAATGGCACATAATCTTCGATAAAGCCTCCTCATCCTTAAAAAGGCCCTTCCTATATTTACCTCGATATTTTGTATCAAAAAATAGTCAGATTTTTCAACATGCATATGTATGAAGTAAACCACAATCAATCTTCCAGCCAACAGCACACCTGCTTGCAATCAAAATGGAACAAGGCAAAAAGATTTGAGCTCACAGGCCTGGAACCAAATGAGAAAATGGCTGGTTGGAAAACACATGTTCACACAAAATTAGCAAAACTGTCCTAAGAATGCACTAACTCACCAAATTGGTTCACTAGATTGCTCAGTGTTTAGATTCTTGTACTAAATACCCATTTGCAAATTGCTTTtgtgatgtactccctccgtttcacaatgtaagtcactctagcatttcccacgttcatattgatattaatgaatctagatagatataatctagattcattaatattaatatgaacgtgggaaatgctagaatgacttacattttgaaacggaggaagtattggTTAGTCCTCAAGCTCTTGCACTAAACCGTAAGCCACCTGCCATACTTGAGGCACAATTTACTCAAGTAAATTTGAAACAAATTTTAATGACAGTGTAAAACACTGATTTACTTTTTAGATACTAGAACTAATATCCTGGCCTGTGTGCCTGGAGATACACACAGCTAAAACACTGATTAACTAATTGGGGAACTTATAATTTTGTTGAGAATGATACTGCAGGGGAGGCCCTTGCAGTTAAAACTATTATTAAAACAAATAAGATACAGAATTACAACAGTTCAAGCCAGTAATCTGTATCTTTTTACCAGTAATAGGAATTGGTATTTATCCATATTTTGTTCTCTCGCTATCCGTTTACTTCAACGACTGGATTTGCAAAGTGCTGTCTTGTGCAAATGCTCTGTTTCATACATTATGATATAATAATGTATGTATTCAATGCAGACAAATTTCTATTATATGTGAAATACTTGACACTACTTTGTAGTGGACTCTTCAACTGTGACGTGTCAAACCAAAATATAAATACAACTTCTTTTAGTGACATGCTTTACAGAATTATCGTTTCTTGTGGGTACAGAGTTATACTAAATTATGATGCATAGCAACTTTTGATAGTTGTTTAAATCCACTTTTGCCCCTTTTTTTCAGCTATTGCATGACAATGCAAATGGAAATTTGCTTCTCTCCATGCCTCAAAGGGATGTTGAGTTCTTTAACAATGATGCAGCAAAAGATGACAAAGACACCACAGAAAGTTCTCTTAGCAACACAGATTCATCTGCATCTGCTCTTCAGGTTACTACGTACATTGCTAGTAGCAGTAGTCCAGTACCCTATCTGGAGACTCTTAACAAGTGCATCTCGAATGAGATAAGTAAATACACTGAAAAATGCTACAGGATAGCCAAACAGGTGAGTGAAGCTCTTGAGCTTGAAAGTCTGGATTACCTTTACGCGCACAAATACCAGAGAACAAGAACAGATCATCGGGAGACATCACCATGCCAAAGTGAACCCAAAGTTCATGGGAGGGACCAACAGCGTGACTTGATAATAAGCAAGTTAACAAGTGAGGAATGTGCTAGGAAGAAACTCTCTATCCTTGCCATCATCGGTGATGGAGGTATTGGGAAAACTACTCTGGCTAAGCTAGTCTTCAACAACTCAACAGTGTCAAAGCATTTTGACGTTCTGTTATGGGTTTATGTATCTGTTCACTTTGATCAAAATAAGATTATGCAGGAAATGTTGGACTCCTTTTGCGGGGATGAGCATGATGAAATCAAGAAATCGAAGGAGCTTCAACTCCAAGACAAACTTGACTACTTATTGAAGTCAAAACGAGTGCTACTTGTTATGGATGACATGTGGGAGGATAGCACAAAGGAAAAATGGGATGAGCTGTTAAATCCATTGCTTAAAAACGATGTTATGGGGAACAGTGTTCTTGTCACAACTCGTAAACCATCTGTGGCAACAATGATAGAAGCAGCAGATCACATCAACCTGGATGGTTTGAAAAAAGATGACTTTTGGTGTTTGTTCAAGGAATGTGTATTTGGACATGAGAACTATAAAGGAGAACCAAGACTGGAAAAAATTGGGCAGCAGATAGTTGACAAGTTAAAGGGCAATCCTTTAGCAGCAAAGACTGTAAGCAAAGTATTGAGAAGGAGCTTTGACGTTGATTACTGGAGGAGAATTCTGCATACCGGTGAATGGAAGTACAAAAATGATGAGAATGATATCATGCCGGCCTTGATGATCAGCTACAAATATCTTCCAGCTCACCTTCAAAGTTGTTTCTCGTACTGTGCTGTGTTCCCAAAGTATCATAGGTATGAGAAAGAGCGTCTGATCGATATGTGGATAGCGCAAGATTTGCTATGTTCCGCTGATATTCACACACGACCTGAGGACATTGGAAATGAATACTTTGATGATCTACTTGATTGGGGATTTTTCGAAAAACAGTTTGAGCACTCAACCTTACTCATCATGCATGATCTAATTCATGATCTGGCACAGAAGGTTTCATCTGACGAAAGCTTTACCATAGAGGGCAATGAGCCTAGGAATGCACCGCCATGTGTTCGTCATGTCAGTGTAATAACAGAGTGGGAGTACAAAACAAAATTGAATGGCACTGTGTATCCTAATGATTCTTTCCTCCAAGAGTTCTCTAATTCCTTCCGTGAGTTGCAACAAAGGAGCTTAAGCACATTGATGCTGTTTGGGCCACATGACTTGGATTTTGCAGACACGTTTCGGCAAGAACTCAATGAGGTAAGGTCAATCCGTGTGTTGAAACTGGAGATGGTCTTCTTTGACTTGGATTCATTGATAGGCAACATCTCAGCATTTGTCAATCTTCGCTATCTAGAACTGGGCTGCTTCTACAAGGGCCCCAGGCTGGAGCTACCAGAAGCTATATGCAGGCTGTATCACCTTAAAGTCCTGGATATAAAGAAGAACTGGGGTCCTAGCACATCTTTGCCAAGAGAAATGAGCAAGCTTGTTAACTTGCGGCATTTTATTGCTGAAAAGGAGTTACATGCAAAAATAGCTGGCATCGGAAAGATGGTTTCCCTGCAGGAGCTAAAGGCATTTGATGTCAAAAAGGACCATGAGTTCAGCATATCACAGCTGAGAGGACTGAATCAGCTAAGGGGATCAATAAGCATTTCTAGTCTTTACAATGCAGGGCATGAAGAGGCTAGCCAAGCAAGGCTCTGTGACAAGGATAACCTAACTTGTTTGCACCTGTCATGGCTGACTTTATCTAGGAACCGTGTTGCACGGCGTACTCTTCCTATCCTGGAGGATCTTAAACCACATTCTGGCCTTAAAAATCTGCAAGTTGTTGGATACAGGCATTCTTTACCATCATGGCTTTGCAGCACTGTCCATCTCACCTCTTTGCGGTCACTCCACCTGGATAGATGCATACGTTGGCAAACAATTCCACATCCCCAGCAGTTGCCTCTTCTCCAGGAGCTGCATTTGATTCAACTGcctcgtgtttacaaaatagagATTGGTCCTCTGAAGGTCCTTGAAATACGCTGGTTGCAAAATCTGAGGCAGTGCATACTTTTAGATAAGGAACAGTCATATGCTACCCTACAGATCCTTGAAGTGGAGGGATGCCCCAAATTGGATGAATTTCTATTGCAGATTTTCATGTCTTCGGGTGTACAAAGCACATACCAATTTCTTGGTATTCACAGGCTTAAGATACACAATGACTTCCTTCGTGCTAGCATCCCGCTCCTGCTCCTAAATTCTTTATCAGACATAGATCTGTGTGGTGAGCACTCAAAATTTACGAGGTTTCGACTAAAACCATTTGGCACATCAGATGGGTTGAGTCTACAAATCAAAGGAGATAGATATATTCAGAAGATAGAGGAAAGATTGTTCACATTAGAGAAACTCAAGGATCTGCGGGAACTTGAAATCCGGGACTATCAATCAGTGATATTCCAACGTCAATTCTGGGAAGGCTTCGAACAGTTGACATCATTGAAAAAGTTTAGAGTGATCAAGTGCCCAGAAATATTTTCTACCAACTTTGAGCTATTTCTGCCTCCGTCAGTTGAGGAACTTGAGTTGAGTGGATGCAACATTACATTGATACAACTATCACAACTCCTCGTGAACCTTCATTTACTTAAGAGTTTCAAGTTAACTAATTGCCAAGGGGTAACATCCTTACCTGTAGGGTTGTTTACAGATGAACAGAACACAATGTCAGAAGGCTCATGGCACATTCCTCCCAGATGCTTCACGAGTCTGGAAAGTTTGCAAATCTCTTTCACAACAGCTCCATCTGATGCAAATTCAATTATGCACTTTACGAGCAAGAAAGGCCTAGGAAGATTTGTATCTCTTAAGAAAATTGTTATAGAAAATTGCCCTACTCTGCTATCTAGAGCGCTTTCAGGAGGAGCATCTCATATATCTCCATCATCTTTGGATAAACTCTGCATGACTGGTATCCAAGACAGCACTCTGCAGTTCTCAGATGTCTCTTCCATCGCGGATTTAGATGTGTCTGGATGCCCGAAGTTGGCATGTCTCGACCTGAGTTCTTGTACCGCGCTAGAAAAGTTGTGTGTTATAGATTGCCGTTTGTTACAGTCAATTGAAGGTTTGCCGTCATGCTCAGCACTGAGGGATTTGAAAATTCGAAACTGTGCATTGCTGCCTTCGCTCAGCGCATCACTCCACACCCTGAAAACACTGAGCATAGAGAATAACACAAATCTAGCATCTCTGGAACTGAAATCATGCACATCATTGCAGAAACTATGCATCAAAGACTGCCCGGCACTGACATCATGGGAAGGTTTGAAATCCCTTGTTTCTCTTGAGATCTTGAAAGTTGAAGCGTCTCCTGGGTTCATAACGAGATGGATATCAGCAGCAGCTGAAGTTAATATCGAGGAGAAGAATTTCTCACTACCACTTGAAAAGCTCAACGTTGATAACATTGATGTCCTTTGTGTGCCCATATGCAGCCAGTTAACTTCTCTCAAGATATTATCCATTGAAGAGGATCGTCACGATCCAGATGGTCATGTGGAGTTTTTGACAGACAACCATGTCAAAGGACTGTCATTTCTCACCTGCTTGAGATTTCTTGATCTGGAAAACCTTGAGCAACTCCGGTCACTGCCTGCAGAACTTGGATCCCTTGCATCCCTGCAGAGACTACATGTTGGCAACTGTGGACATATTACTTCCCTGCCGGTAGGGGGTCTCCCAGCTTCGCTCAAGGACATGGAACTCTATAATTGCAGCAAAGAACTAAACGTACTGTGCCGAGATATGCTTAGACTTCGAAGAAACTTACATTTGTGGGTGGATGGCGACGAGGAGGATTTCTTTTCACAGAATTGCTCTGACGAAGAAATAAGTGAGCTTATGTTCGCATATCGTATAGCCTTTACACCAGGTATCCTTTTGTACACAGATAAACTGGTTTTCAAACTTTACTTGTGCTTCAGAATTACAATGTATGCTTGTCCTCTCTATTGATTGATGTTAttctggaaaaaaaactcagaatctttttttttttttgagaaacatcAATCACAATCTTACTCGTTCATTTTTGCACTAGGTTCTTTTTTGGAAGAACAGAACAATACGAGAACACCTTCTATTTTCGATGAAGGGagcaaaagaaacaaaatatcaaaatacaagagaagaaaaaaggcTACAGCCTACAGATGAAAGACTATTCTTGGAAGTGTTGAATCTAAATTGCCTACGTAACAAGAAGCTACGATTCCGGCTGACACTCTGGATTTTTTAGACAATGGAATCTTTATTATAAGACACAGCCAAATACTGTTACTGTGGATTGGTGTTGAAATACTGTCCAGTTTCAAGTGTTAAGGAAATAGAGCAGAACTTCAGACATCTTTCCTTTAAATAATGGAATTTTACACGGACATCTACCACTTTATTCATGCCAACCATTTAacaaagggttaattggatctatgCCATTATATTTTTTACAGTTTTGAAATATGCCACTACTATttttctatttagattcatgCCATTACAATTTAGGAAtaaaaacggagcggatacggacAAATAATACTCATaccatatttgttttcatatttttttaccggatacgaaaacgaatacggatagctcgaatacggaaacaaatacggattatctcacatacgaataagaatcgaatatgatcggacacgaatacagaaacaattttttctcggaacacgaaaaccaattcaacttctaatagaaacaaatatcaacatatataattagctcattttatataaaatgaagtataatttataaatatttttaaaattttaaataatattaatagtatggactagtgttatgagataaactactattaaaatctataaaggtatattgaaggttatagagttagaaagaaatgTAGTATGTCTCATGGCTTATACGGATATCCTAATAGCATTGTTCAtcggatatccgaattattatct encodes:
- the LOC4345202 gene encoding putative disease resistance protein RGA3 isoform X3, coding for MEEMLDSFCGDEHDEIKKSKELQLQDKLDYLLKSKRVLLVMDDMWEDSTKEKWDELLNPLLKNDVMGNSVLVTTRKPSVATMIEAADHINLDGLKKDDFWCLFKECVFGHENYKGEPRLEKIGQQIVDKLKGNPLAAKTVSKVLRRSFDVDYWRRILHTGEWKYKNDENDIMPALMISYKYLPAHLQSCFSYCAVFPKYHRYEKERLIDMWIAQDLLCSADIHTRPEDIGNEYFDDLLDWGFFEKQFEHSTLLIMHDLIHDLAQKVSSDESFTIEGNEPRNAPPCVRHVSVITEWEYKTKLNGTVYPNDSFLQEFSNSFRELQQRSLSTLMLFGPHDLDFADTFRQELNEVRSIRVLKLEMVFFDLDSLIGNISAFVNLRYLELGCFYKGPRLELPEAICRLYHLKVLDIKKNWGPSTSLPREMSKLVNLRHFIAEKELHAKIAGIGKMVSLQELKAFDVKKDHEFSISQLRGLNQLRGSISISSLYNAGHEEASQARLCDKDNLTCLHLSWLTLSRNRVARRTLPILEDLKPHSGLKNLQVVGYRHSLPSWLCSTVHLTSLRSLHLDRCIRWQTIPHPQQLPLLQELHLIQLPRVYKIEIGPLKVLEIRWLQNLRQCILLDKEQSYATLQILEVEGCPKLDEFLLQIFMSSGVQSTYQFLGIHRLKIHNDFLRASIPLLLLNSLSDIDLCGEHSKFTRFRLKPFGTSDGLSLQIKGDRYIQKIEERLFTLEKLKDLRELEIRDYQSVIFQRQFWEGFEQLTSLKKFRVIKCPEIFSTNFELFLPPSVEELELSGCNITLIQLSQLLVNLHLLKSFKLTNCQGVTSLPVGLFTDEQNTMSEGSWHIPPRCFTSLESLQISFTTAPSDANSIMHFTSKKGLGRFVSLKKIVIENCPTLLSRALSGGASHISPSSLDKLCMTGIQDSTLQFSDVSSIADLDVSGCPKLACLDLSSCTALEKLCVIDCRLLQSIEGLPSCSALRDLKIRNCALLPSLSASLHTLKTLSIENNTNLASLELKSCTSLQKLCIKDCPALTSWEGLKSLVSLEILKVEASPGFITRWISAAAEVNIEEKNFSLPLEKLNVDNIDVLCVPICSQLTSLKILSIEEDRHDPDGHVEFLTDNHVKGLSFLTCLRFLDLENLEQLRSLPAELGSLASLQRLHVGNCGHITSLPVGGLPASLKDMELYNCSKELNVLCRDMLRLRRNLHLWVDGDEEDFFSQNCSDEEISELMFAYRIAFTPGSFLEEQNNTRTPSIFDEGSKRNKISKYKRRKKATAYR